From Oreochromis niloticus isolate F11D_XX linkage group LG1, O_niloticus_UMD_NMBU, whole genome shotgun sequence, a single genomic window includes:
- the myod2 gene encoding myogenic factor MyoD2 codes for MDLSDFPFVLSSADDLYDPCFSTSDLNFFDDLDTRLMHASFLKSEDHLQHHVPVTEEEDQHVRAPGGLHQAGHCLLWACKACKRKTTHADRRKAATMRERRRLSKVNDAFETLKRCTASNPNQRLPKVEILRNAISYIESLQALLRNGQDDSFYPQLEHYGSDSGTSSPHSNCSDGLVDFISPSSARSENSDASYCSQTAEDCSSSSSKTSVISSLDCLSSIVERISTDQTAAPPGDSVVPQGPGSPHTGTAISNLSAESSNI; via the exons ATGGATCTGTCAGACTTTCCCTTCGTTCTCTCTTCAGCAGATGACCTCTACGACCCCTGCTTCAGCACCAGTGACCTGAACTTTTTTGATGACCTTGACACCCGGTTGATGCATGCCAGTTTTTTGAAGTCAGAGGACCATCTTCAGCACCACGTCCCCGTCACAGAAGAGGAGGACCAACATGTGAGGGCCCCTGGGGGCCTCCACCAGGCAGGTCACTGCCTGCTGTGGGCCTGCAAGGCCTGCAAGAGGAAGACAACCCATGCAGACCGGAGGAAAGCGGCGACCATGCGTGAGAGGCGACGACTCAGTAAAGTCAACGATGCATTCGAGACACTGAAACGCTGCACAGCATCCAATCCAAACCAGAGACTGCCCAAGGTGGAGATCCTCCGCAATGCAATCAGCTACATTGAGTCACTACAGGCGCTGCTCAGGAACGGCCAGGATGATAGCTTCTACCCGCAGCTCGAACACTATGGGAGTGACTCAGGAACCTCCAGCCCCCACTCCAACTGCTCTGATGGCTTG GTGGATTTTATCTCTCCGAGTTCAGCCAGAAGTGAAAACAGTGACGCTTCGTACTGCAGCCAGACAGCAGAGG attgcagcagcagcagcagtaaaacATCAGTCATTTCCAGTTTGGACTGTTTGTCCAGCATTGTAGAGAGGATCAGCACAGATCAGACTGCAGCCCCCCCTGGGGATAGCGTGGTCCCCCAAGGCCCTGGATCACCTCACACCGGCACTGCTATCTCCAATCTGTCTGCCGAGTCCAGCAACATTTGA